In Vigna unguiculata cultivar IT97K-499-35 chromosome 3, ASM411807v1, whole genome shotgun sequence, a single genomic region encodes these proteins:
- the LOC114178946 gene encoding serine/threonine-protein phosphatase PP2A catalytic subunit, protein MDSVPSNSHGNLDEQISQLMQCKPLSEQEVRVLCDKAKEILMEESNVQPVKSPVTICGDIHGQFHDLAELFRIGGKCPDTNYLFMGDYVDRGYYSVETVTLLVALKVRYRQRITILRGNHESRQITQVYGFYDECLRKYGSANVWKIFTDLFDYFPLTALVESEIFCLHGGLSPSIETLDNIRNFDRVQEVPHEGPMCDLLWSDPDDRCGWGISPRGAGYTFGQDISEQFNHTNNLKLIARAHQLVMEGYNWGHDQKVVTIFSAPNYCYRCGNMASILEVDDCKGHTFIQFEPAPRRGEPDVTRRTPDYFL, encoded by the exons ATGGATTCGGTGCCTTCGAATTCACATGGAAACCTCGATGAGCAGATTTCTCAGCTCATGCAGTGCAAACCCTTGTCCGAACAAGAG GTAAGGGTCTTGTGTGATAAGGCAAAGGAGATTTTGATGGAAGAGAGCAATGTGCAG CCTGTTAAAAGTCCTGTTACAATTTGTGGTGATATTCATGGGCAATTTCATGATCTTGCAGAGCTTTTTCGCATTGGAGGAAag TGTCCAGATACAAATTACTTGTTTATGGGAGACTACGTTGACCGTGGCTATTATTCTGTCGAAACTGTTACG CTTTTGGTTGCCCTTAAAGTGCGTTATCGTCAACGTATCACCATTCTGAGGGGAAATCATGAAAGTCGCCAG ATTACTCAAGTTTATGGGTTTTATGATGAGTGCTTACGGAA GTATGGTTCTGCTAATGTTTGGAAGATCTTTACAGATTTGTTTGACTACTTTCCATTAACAGCATTG GTTGAATCTGAAATATTTTGTCTTCATGGTGGATTGTCACCATCTATTGAAACCCTCGACAACATACGTAATTTTGATCGCGTACAAGAAGTTCCTCATGAGGGACCCATGTGTGATCTTCTGTGGTCGGATCCGGATGATCGTTGTGGTTGGGGCATCTCTCCTAGAGGTGCTGGATATACCTTTGGGCAG GACATATCTGAGCAATTTAATCATACCAATAACTTGAAGCTGATTGCTAGAGCTCACCAGCTGGTTATGGAAGGATATAACTGGGGTCAT GATCAAAAGGTGGTTACTATCTTTAGTGCACCTAACTACTGTTATCGTTGTGGGAACATGGCATCAATTCTCGAGGTTGATGACTGCAAAGGACACACATTCATTCAG TTTGAACCAGCTCCAAGGAGGGGAGAGCCAGATGTAACCAGGAGAACGCCTGATTACTTCCTATGA
- the LOC114177549 gene encoding pentatricopeptide repeat-containing protein At4g32450, mitochondrial-like: MSTKRASSVTVSSVLKLCKQCSLQHIADCIKGLNTLRVMSTAVERTDFQFCGGHQNDDSLGYQQSHVGFYQESQMKADTNEHFNKQRPDYVAQANSSRSYWNNHVSLEQNSYGARQIADGGHMNIPINIKNNLVGHNGSANGCFGQDNMKMQQNVGVDNEWASGMHPNAFVDNHGWTQDPGQRMQSLNAYNSPRLLESEGNPRGGLNQNVDCFQQPSTVQYKGGNEMPQQYSGSGQFQQSLKDGQYSPNFNISQRSMAVGSHLSNNANPGGESNGASNDSPYRGTLEELDSFCTEGKVKEAVEVLELLEKLLIPVDLPRCLQLMRQCGDAKSLEEAKIVHRHALKHLSPLLGSTYNRILEMYFECGAVDDALNIFNTMPERNLTTWDTMITQLAKNGFAEDSIDLFTQFKNLGLKPDGQMFIGVLSACSVLGDIDEGMLHFESMIRDYGIIPSMAHFVSVVDMFGSIGHLDEAFEFIEKMTMEPSADIWETLMNLCRVHGNTGLGDRCAELLEQLDSSRLSDQSKAGLVPVKASDLSKEKEKKLASKNLLEVRSRVHEYRAGDTSHPENDKIYALLRGLKSQMKEAGYIPETKFVLHDIDQEGKEDALLAHSERLAVAYGLLSSSARSPIRVIKNLRVCGDCHTALKIISKLVGRELIIRDAKRFHHFKDGLCSCRDYW; the protein is encoded by the coding sequence ATGTCTACAAAGAGAGCCTCATCAGTTACTGTTAGTTCTGTTTTGAAGTTGTGCAAACAATGTTCTTTACAACACATTGCCGACTGTATCAAAGGCCTGAATACATTGAGGGTTATGAGCACTGCTGTTGAAAGGACTGATTTTCAGTTTTGTGGTGGCCATCAAAATGATGATTCTTTAGGTTACCAGCAAAGTCATGTTGGGTTTTATCAGGAAAGCCAGATGAAGGCTGATACTAATGAGCATTTCAATAAGCAAAGACCTGATTATGTTGCCCAAGCAAATTCAAGTCGGTCTTATTGGAATAATCATGTAAGTTTGGAGCAAAATTCTTATGGAGCTCGTCAGATTGCAGATGGAGGCCATATGAATATACCCATAAACATTAAGAATAACTTGGTGGGACATAATGGAAGTGCCAATGGATGCTTTGGTCAAGACAACatgaaaatgcaacaaaatgtTGGGGTTGATAATGAATGGGCATCTGGGATGCATCCAAATGCTTTTGTTGATAATCATGGTTGGACACAAGATCCTGGACAAAGGATGCAGTCTCTCAATGCATATAATTCACCTAGGCTTTTAGAATCAGAAGGAAATCCTAGAGGGGGCTTGAACCAAAACGTTGATTGTTTTCAGCAGCCATCAACTGTTCAATACAAAGGGGGtaatgaaatgcctcaacaataCTCAGGTTCTGGACAGTTTCAGCAGAGTCTTAAAGATGGTCAATATTCTCCAAACTTTAATATTTCACAGAGATCAATGGCTGTTGGCTCTCATCTATCGAATAATGCAAATCCTGGTGGTGAATCAAATGGGGCATCTAATGATAGTCCATATAGAGGTACACTTGAGGAACTAGATAGTTTCTGCACTGAGGGTAAAGTGAAGGAAGCTGTTGAAGTTTTGGAATTACTGGAAAAACTACTTATTCCTGTGGATTTGCCTCGCTGTTTGCAATTAATGCGCCAATGTGGGGACGCTAAATCTCTTGAAGAGGCGAAAATTGTACACAGACATGCTTTAAAACATCTGTCACCTCTACTAGGCAGCACTTATAATAGAATATTAGAGATGTATTTTGAATGTGGAGCTGTAGATGATGCTCTCAACATTTTCAACACTATGCCTGAGCGGAATTTGACTACCTGGGATACTATGATAACACAACTTGCAAAGAATGGGTTTGCAGAAGATTCAATTGATCTATTTactcaatttaaaaacttaGGACTTAAACCTGATGGGCAGATGTTCATTGGAGTTCTCTCTGCTTGTAGTGTGCTGGGAGATATTGATGAGGGAATGCTGCACTTTGAATCCATGATCAGAGATTATGGCATTATACCATCAATGGCTCATTTTGTCAGTGTAGTAGACATGTTTGGCAGCATTGGGCATCTTGATGAAGCCTTTGAGTTCATTGAGAAAATGACAATGGAGCCAAGTGCTGATATATGGGAGACTTTGATGAATCTGTGTAGAGTTCATGGGAACACTGGGCTGGGGGATCGCTGTGCTGAGCTACTTGAGCAGCTAGATTCATCTCGATTAAGTGATCAATCAAAGGCTGGCCTTGTACCTGTAAAAGCCTCAGACTTgtcaaaagagaaagaaaaaaagttagcaAGCAAAAATCTTCTTGAAGTAAGGAGTCGTGTTCATGAATATCGAGCAGGAGATACATCTCATCCTGAAAATGATAAGATATATGCGTTGTTGAGAGGTCTAAAGTCACAAATGAAAGAAGCTGGCTATATTCCGGAAACAAAATTTGTGTTGCATGACATAGACCAGGAAGGCAAAGAAGATGCTCTTCTTGCCCACAGTGAGAGACTTGCTGTTGCGTATGGTCTCCTTAGCAGCTCTGCTCGCTCTCCCATCAGGGTTATTAAGAACCTCCGTGTTTGTGGTGATTGCCACACAGCACTAAAGATTATTTCTAAGCTTGTAGGTAGAGAACTCATTATTCGAGATGCGAAAAGGTTTCACCATTTTAAAGACGGGCTATGCTCCTGCAGGGATTATTGGTGA